One segment of Streptomyces sp. NBC_00576 DNA contains the following:
- a CDS encoding enoyl-CoA hydratase family protein, whose translation MGTDIIKATVDERGIAEVVVDCPPVNALPVAGWYQLAETVEQLGRDPDVRVVLLRAEGRGFNAGVDVKELQADTGHAAVIGVNRGCFAAFAAVYDCAVPVVTAVHGFCLGGGIGLVGNSDVIVAAEDAYFGLPEVDRGALGAATHLSRLVPQHRARAMMYTCANASAAELHAFGSVLDVVPADRLRDRALEVAADIAGKNPVVIRAAKEAFNGIDLWDVKRSYRYEQGFTFEVNLSGVAAEVRDTFDSRADGEG comes from the coding sequence ATGGGCACTGACATCATCAAGGCCACCGTCGACGAGCGCGGCATCGCCGAGGTCGTCGTCGACTGTCCGCCGGTCAACGCCCTGCCGGTGGCGGGCTGGTACCAGCTGGCGGAGACGGTCGAACAGCTCGGCCGCGACCCGGACGTACGGGTGGTGCTGCTGCGTGCCGAGGGCCGCGGTTTCAACGCCGGCGTGGACGTCAAGGAGTTGCAGGCCGACACCGGCCACGCCGCGGTCATCGGCGTGAACCGGGGCTGCTTCGCCGCGTTCGCCGCGGTCTACGACTGTGCGGTGCCGGTCGTCACCGCGGTCCACGGCTTCTGTCTGGGCGGCGGGATCGGTCTGGTCGGCAACTCGGACGTGATCGTCGCGGCCGAGGACGCCTACTTCGGGCTGCCCGAGGTGGACCGGGGCGCGCTGGGCGCCGCGACGCACCTGTCCCGCCTCGTCCCGCAGCACAGGGCCAGGGCGATGATGTACACCTGCGCCAACGCGTCCGCCGCCGAGCTGCACGCCTTCGGGTCGGTGCTCGACGTCGTCCCCGCCGACCGGCTGCGGGACCGGGCCCTGGAGGTCGCCGCCGACATCGCCGGGAAGAACCCGGTGGTGATCCGCGCCGCCAAGGAGGCCTTCAACGGCATCGACCTGTGGGACGTCAAGCGCAGTTACCGCTACGAGCAGGGCTTCACCTTCGAGGTCAACCTGTCGGGCGTCGCCGCCGAGGTCCGGGACACCTTCGACAGCCGTGCGGACGGGGAGGGGTGA
- a CDS encoding NAD(P)H-dependent flavin oxidoreductase: MSAPIAPVHPALHTALCDLVGVRYPIVQTGMGYVSGAELTAATAAAGGLGILASATLSLDETRDAIRAVRERTDAPFGVNMRGDSPDVLERGALLVREGVQIASFALAPHERVIRQLKDSGLVVIPSIGARRHAEKVQAWGVDAVVVQGSEGGGHTGGVPISILLPQVVDAVDIPVIAAGGFRDGRGLVAALAQGAVGIAMGTRFLLTSDSTVPDSVKAEYLKRGVADTVVTPVLDGIPQRVLRTEAVERLLRERAPARLVRSLRHAVAFRKVSGTSWSDLVREGLAMRRSHELGWSQVVMAANTPMMLRAAMVDGRTDLGTLASGQVAGVLDDLPSCAELVERIVAEADTVLTRLTTAGAKR; the protein is encoded by the coding sequence ATGAGCGCCCCCATCGCCCCCGTCCATCCCGCCCTGCACACCGCGCTGTGCGATCTGGTCGGCGTCCGCTACCCGATCGTGCAGACCGGCATGGGGTATGTGTCGGGCGCCGAACTGACGGCTGCCACCGCGGCGGCCGGTGGGCTCGGCATCCTCGCCAGTGCGACGCTCTCCCTCGACGAGACGCGCGACGCCATCCGTGCCGTCCGGGAACGTACCGACGCGCCGTTCGGCGTGAACATGCGCGGCGACTCACCCGACGTCCTGGAGCGCGGCGCCCTCCTCGTGCGCGAGGGCGTGCAGATCGCGTCCTTCGCACTCGCGCCCCACGAGCGCGTCATCCGCCAACTGAAGGACTCCGGACTGGTCGTCATCCCGTCCATCGGCGCCCGTCGCCACGCCGAGAAGGTCCAGGCGTGGGGAGTGGACGCGGTCGTCGTGCAGGGCAGTGAGGGCGGCGGCCACACCGGGGGTGTACCCATATCGATCCTGCTCCCGCAGGTCGTGGACGCCGTCGACATCCCGGTCATCGCGGCCGGCGGGTTCCGCGACGGGCGGGGGCTGGTCGCCGCGCTCGCCCAGGGCGCCGTGGGCATCGCGATGGGCACGCGGTTCCTGCTGACCAGCGACAGCACCGTGCCCGACTCGGTCAAGGCCGAGTACCTCAAGCGGGGCGTCGCCGACACCGTCGTCACCCCGGTCCTCGACGGCATCCCCCAGCGCGTACTGCGCACCGAAGCGGTGGAACGGCTGCTGAGGGAACGGGCGCCCGCGCGCCTGGTCCGTTCGCTGCGCCACGCCGTCGCGTTCCGGAAGGTCTCCGGCACCTCGTGGTCCGACCTGGTCCGCGAGGGCCTCGCCATGCGCCGCAGCCATGAACTGGGCTGGTCCCAGGTCGTGATGGCGGCGAACACCCCGATGATGCTGCGCGCCGCCATGGTCGACGGCCGGACGGACCTGGGCACCCTCGCCTCCGGCCAGGTCGCGGGCGTCCTCGACGACCTGCCCAGCTGCGCCGAACTCGTCGAACGCATCGTCGCGGAGGCCGACACCGTCCTCACCCGTCTGACCACCGCCGGAGCGAAACGGTGA
- a CDS encoding CoA transferase subunit A — translation MGDKSMSLEDFAGTVESGMTIGIGGWGSRRKPMALVRQLLRAGVRDLTVVTFGGPDVGLLCAAGRVRKLVYGFVSLDSIALDPHFRSVREQGGVETAEYDEGMFVTGLRAAASRLSFLPTRAGLGSDVLTMNPDLVTIASPYADEEYVAMKALRLDVALVHVNRADRAGNAQYLGPDPYFDDLFAMAADRCYVSTERIVAPEDLLAAGPAQSLLISRLFVNGVIETPRGAHFTSCDPDYGRDEAFQAHYASAARDADAWRLFRKTFLDGDEQAYHQAVAEFHVNREGQEEGR, via the coding sequence ATGGGTGACAAGTCGATGTCCCTGGAGGACTTCGCCGGCACCGTCGAGTCGGGGATGACGATCGGCATCGGCGGGTGGGGATCGCGACGCAAACCGATGGCCCTCGTGCGCCAACTCCTGCGCGCCGGCGTGCGTGACCTGACCGTCGTCACGTTCGGCGGCCCGGACGTGGGGCTGCTGTGCGCGGCGGGCCGGGTGCGCAAGCTCGTCTACGGCTTCGTCTCGCTGGACAGCATCGCCCTCGACCCGCACTTCCGCTCGGTACGGGAGCAGGGCGGTGTGGAGACCGCCGAGTACGACGAGGGCATGTTCGTCACCGGCCTGCGGGCCGCCGCGAGCCGGCTGTCCTTCCTGCCCACCCGCGCGGGCCTGGGCTCCGACGTCCTCACGATGAATCCCGACCTGGTGACGATCGCCTCCCCGTACGCCGACGAGGAGTACGTCGCGATGAAGGCCCTGCGTCTCGACGTTGCCCTGGTGCACGTCAACCGCGCCGACCGGGCGGGCAACGCCCAATACCTCGGCCCGGACCCGTACTTCGACGATCTGTTCGCGATGGCGGCCGACCGCTGCTATGTCAGCACCGAGCGGATCGTCGCCCCGGAGGACCTGCTCGCCGCCGGGCCCGCGCAGTCACTGCTGATCAGCCGTCTCTTCGTCAACGGGGTCATCGAGACACCTCGTGGCGCCCACTTCACCTCCTGCGATCCCGACTACGGGCGGGACGAGGCCTTCCAGGCGCACTATGCGTCGGCGGCGCGGGACGCCGACGCCTGGCGGCTGTTCCGCAAGACGTTCCTTGACGGCGACGAGCAGGCGTACCACCAGGCCGTGGCGGAGTTCCACGTGAACCGCGAGGGACAGGAGGAGGGGCGATGA
- a CDS encoding CoA-transferase subunit beta: MTEITRAEVCAAACADAWRGAGEVLAHTAGVLPSIGARLARLTTSPDLVLTDGEAYFMSDPPPLGRTAAEGGVVEGWVPYRRVFDIVAGGRRQSMMGASQIDRYGNQNISLIGDWRRPTRQLIGVRGAPGNTANHRTDYWVARHTPKVFVEKVDVVCGVGNDRARGTKGLRFHDLGVVITNLAVLDYGDDGRLRVRSLHPGVTADEVHANTGFALDASGAPETRLPDATELRLIREVVDPRGLRDREVSRGTRS; this comes from the coding sequence ATGACGGAGATCACCCGGGCCGAGGTGTGCGCTGCCGCCTGTGCCGACGCGTGGCGCGGTGCCGGGGAGGTGCTCGCGCACACGGCCGGTGTGCTGCCCTCGATCGGAGCGCGTCTCGCCCGTCTGACGACCAGCCCGGACCTGGTGCTGACCGACGGTGAGGCCTACTTCATGAGCGACCCGCCGCCGCTCGGCCGGACAGCGGCCGAGGGGGGCGTCGTCGAGGGCTGGGTGCCGTACCGGCGGGTCTTCGACATCGTCGCCGGCGGTCGGCGGCAGAGCATGATGGGGGCCAGCCAGATCGACCGGTACGGCAACCAGAACATCTCCCTCATCGGCGACTGGCGTCGTCCCACGCGGCAACTCATCGGCGTACGGGGCGCCCCGGGCAACACGGCCAACCACCGCACCGACTACTGGGTGGCCCGACACACCCCCAAGGTCTTCGTCGAGAAGGTCGACGTGGTCTGCGGCGTGGGCAACGACCGTGCGCGCGGCACCAAGGGGCTGAGGTTCCACGACCTGGGCGTGGTGATCACCAACCTCGCCGTCCTCGACTACGGGGACGACGGGCGGCTGCGCGTGCGCTCGTTGCATCCCGGCGTGACCGCGGACGAGGTCCACGCGAACACCGGCTTCGCGCTCGACGCGAGCGGCGCCCCCGAGACCCGGCTGCCCGACGCGACCGAACTGCGGCTCATCCGCGAGGTCGTCGACCCGCGCGGCCTGCGCGACCGCGAGGTGAGCCGGGGCACCCGATCGTAG
- a CDS encoding amidohydrolase, translating to MTSVDVHQHLWTPALVAALRARREPPFLDGWTLYLHGEPPYEIPPADHDIARRAELAAADGLGRVLVSLSAPIGVEWLPAAEARPLLDAYHEGSAALPEPFHAWAAACVRDIDAIATAKDLDRGFAGLQLPANALADAAGYARCAPLLDLLEERDLPLFVHPGPAPGEPEGPGWWPAMVPYVQQMHAAWFAFRAFGRPRHPQLRVCFALLAGLAPLHGERFAARGGGSEIDVDPGVFVDTSSYGPRAVDAMARALGTGAVVQGSDRPYAEPPLHPGFGLGGAAAYAFRIANPRRLLTGRNEPNTSK from the coding sequence ATGACCAGCGTCGACGTACACCAGCATCTGTGGACCCCCGCGCTGGTGGCGGCCCTGCGCGCCCGCCGTGAACCACCGTTCCTGGACGGCTGGACCCTGTACCTGCACGGTGAGCCGCCCTACGAGATACCGCCTGCGGACCACGACATCGCCCGCCGCGCGGAACTCGCCGCCGCCGACGGCCTCGGCCGGGTGCTCGTCTCGCTGTCCGCCCCGATCGGCGTGGAGTGGCTGCCCGCCGCCGAGGCCCGGCCCCTGCTGGACGCGTATCACGAAGGATCGGCCGCTCTTCCGGAACCGTTTCACGCCTGGGCCGCCGCCTGTGTACGGGACATCGACGCGATCGCGACGGCGAAGGACCTCGACCGGGGGTTCGCCGGCCTCCAGCTCCCGGCGAACGCTCTTGCCGACGCCGCCGGTTACGCGCGGTGCGCCCCGCTGCTCGACCTGCTCGAAGAACGCGACCTGCCGCTGTTCGTCCACCCGGGACCGGCGCCCGGCGAGCCGGAGGGTCCGGGCTGGTGGCCGGCGATGGTCCCCTACGTCCAGCAGATGCACGCCGCCTGGTTCGCCTTCCGCGCCTTCGGCCGGCCCCGCCATCCCCAACTGCGCGTGTGCTTCGCCCTGCTGGCCGGGCTCGCCCCGCTGCACGGGGAGCGCTTCGCCGCCCGGGGCGGTGGCTCGGAGATCGACGTGGACCCGGGTGTCTTTGTCGACACGTCGTCCTACGGTCCTCGTGCCGTCGACGCCATGGCCCGGGCCCTCGGCACCGGCGCCGTCGTCCAGGGCTCGGACCGGCCCTACGCGGAGCCGCCGCTGCACCCCGGTTTCGGCCTGGGCGGAGCGGCGGCGTACGCCTTCCGTATCGCCAATCCGCGGCGGCTGCTCACCGGAAGGAATGAGCCGAACACTTCGAAGTGA
- a CDS encoding HAL/PAL/TAL family ammonia-lyase produces MTDTGSAKVVVDGRSLSYDDVVAVAHHGAQVALADEVLPRLMRERAIVEDIIDRQVPTYGLTTGLGTRSSYALPRAELEAFSVRTVRGRANAVGDPLPVPVVRAAVLARVNGIAGGGSGVRPQVPRLLVAMLNARVHPVIPEVGSIGASDLCQLAHVGLVVIGEGSAELDGEVLDGATALRRAGLAPAGLGPKDGHVLCSASPLAAGQGALVLHEAAALVRLAQAVTALTYEGFRANTSPLDPRVLGLRAAPGQSRAARELLALLDGGELGDPRNARRVQDPVSLRCAAQVHGAAYAALDFAGAALDPELNGCGDNPVVLPDTGEILSSGNFHTPALALALDTLALALTQTAAVSAERMRRLLDPAVSGLPANLSTYGPERSGFAPLTKTAQALVAEIRMLSTPVSTDPRHGADAVEDDSTNASLGARRLAMLLTRLRHLLAVEAVVAAQAVDLAAPPALGRGPLLLHRAIRAAVPRLDDDRPCGVDVEAVSHGILGSDDIRGALRALLGESSPPAGGTS; encoded by the coding sequence ATGACAGACACCGGCAGCGCGAAGGTCGTCGTCGACGGGCGGAGTCTGTCGTACGACGACGTCGTCGCCGTCGCCCACCACGGCGCCCAAGTCGCCCTGGCGGACGAGGTGTTGCCCCGGCTGATGCGTGAACGGGCCATAGTCGAGGACATCATCGACCGCCAGGTACCGACGTACGGCCTGACGACAGGACTCGGCACCCGCTCCTCCTACGCCCTGCCGCGCGCCGAGTTGGAGGCGTTCAGCGTCCGTACGGTACGCGGACGGGCGAACGCGGTCGGCGATCCGCTGCCGGTCCCCGTCGTACGTGCCGCCGTCCTCGCCCGGGTGAACGGCATCGCGGGCGGGGGCAGCGGCGTGCGGCCTCAGGTCCCGCGGTTGCTCGTGGCGATGCTCAACGCGCGGGTGCATCCTGTGATCCCCGAGGTGGGGTCGATCGGCGCCTCCGACCTGTGCCAGCTGGCGCATGTCGGCCTGGTCGTCATCGGTGAGGGCAGCGCCGAGCTCGACGGGGAGGTGCTCGACGGCGCGACGGCACTGCGGCGGGCCGGTCTCGCGCCGGCCGGGCTCGGCCCCAAGGACGGGCATGTGCTGTGCAGTGCGAGCCCGTTGGCGGCCGGACAGGGCGCGCTCGTCCTGCATGAGGCCGCCGCACTTGTCAGGCTGGCCCAGGCGGTCACGGCACTGACCTACGAGGGTTTCCGGGCAAACACGAGCCCGCTCGACCCCCGGGTACTGGGCCTGCGCGCCGCCCCCGGTCAGTCCCGCGCCGCGCGGGAGCTGCTCGCCCTGCTGGACGGCGGTGAGCTGGGCGATCCCCGCAACGCGCGGCGGGTCCAGGACCCCGTCAGTCTGCGCTGCGCCGCCCAGGTGCACGGCGCCGCCTACGCGGCCCTGGACTTCGCCGGCGCCGCCCTGGATCCGGAACTGAACGGCTGCGGCGACAACCCGGTGGTGCTGCCCGACACCGGCGAGATCCTCTCCTCCGGCAACTTCCACACCCCGGCCCTGGCCCTCGCCCTCGACACCCTCGCGCTGGCCCTGACCCAGACCGCGGCGGTGTCCGCCGAGCGCATGCGCCGGCTGCTCGACCCCGCCGTCAGCGGACTGCCCGCGAACCTCTCGACGTACGGACCGGAGCGCTCGGGCTTCGCGCCCCTGACCAAGACCGCGCAGGCGCTCGTCGCCGAGATCCGCATGCTGTCCACACCGGTGTCCACCGATCCCCGCCACGGCGCGGACGCCGTCGAGGACGACTCCACCAACGCGTCGCTCGGAGCACGCCGGCTGGCCATGCTTCTCACAAGACTGCGGCACCTGCTCGCCGTGGAGGCCGTGGTCGCCGCGCAGGCGGTGGACCTGGCGGCGCCGCCCGCCCTGGGCCGGGGACCCCTGCTTCTGCACCGGGCGATCCGGGCGGCCGTACCCCGCCTCGACGACGACCGGCCCTGCGGGGTGGACGTGGAGGCGGTGAGTCACGGCATCCTGGGGTCCGACGACATCCGGGGCGCACTGCGCGCGTTGCTGGGAGAATCGTCACCCCCGGCGGGAGGAACGTCATGA
- a CDS encoding ABC transporter ATP-binding protein, whose translation MIRFDAVSKNYPNGTTAVDELSLELAEGGLTVLVGPSGCGKTTTLRMVNRMVEPTAGTVSLRGQDIREIHAPELRRGIGYVIQHAGLFPHRTILDNIATVPLLLGWSRKKARARAAELLELVGLPSEMAKRYPNQLSGGQQQRVGVARALGADPPVLLMDEPFSAVDPIVRAELQAEFIRLQKELHKTIVFVTHDIDEAIKLGDNIAVFRTGGKLAQFDTPERLLAHPADDFVADFVGQDRGIRRLSFVNAADVPLRDGPVLPVTSPVASARTGHEPWVLVVDDGRRPLGWAEVAELPQSGTLADVPLAPLGHTFSLVGDSARAALDSALLSPARLAVGVDADGAVVGVADAHELSAGTADAAGTGGEKK comes from the coding sequence TTGATCAGATTCGATGCGGTGAGCAAAAATTATCCAAACGGGACGACAGCGGTGGACGAACTGTCGCTGGAGTTGGCCGAGGGTGGCCTCACGGTCCTGGTCGGGCCCTCCGGCTGCGGCAAGACCACGACCCTGCGCATGGTCAACCGCATGGTGGAGCCCACGGCCGGCACGGTGAGCCTGCGCGGCCAGGACATCCGGGAGATCCACGCCCCCGAGCTGCGCCGCGGCATCGGGTACGTGATCCAGCACGCGGGACTGTTCCCGCACCGCACGATCCTCGACAACATAGCCACCGTTCCGCTGCTGCTCGGCTGGAGCCGGAAGAAGGCCCGGGCGCGGGCGGCGGAACTGCTGGAACTGGTGGGACTGCCGAGCGAGATGGCCAAGCGCTATCCGAACCAGCTCTCCGGTGGACAGCAGCAGCGCGTCGGGGTGGCCAGGGCGCTGGGCGCCGACCCACCGGTGCTGCTGATGGACGAGCCGTTCAGTGCGGTCGACCCGATCGTCCGGGCGGAGCTGCAGGCGGAGTTCATCCGGCTCCAGAAGGAACTGCACAAGACGATCGTGTTCGTCACCCACGACATCGACGAGGCGATCAAACTCGGCGACAACATCGCGGTGTTCCGCACGGGCGGCAAGCTGGCGCAGTTCGACACCCCCGAGCGGCTGCTCGCCCACCCCGCAGACGACTTCGTGGCCGACTTCGTAGGGCAGGACCGGGGTATTCGCCGGCTGTCCTTCGTCAACGCGGCCGATGTGCCGCTGCGCGACGGTCCGGTGCTGCCGGTGACCTCGCCCGTGGCGTCGGCACGGACGGGTCACGAGCCCTGGGTCCTGGTCGTCGACGACGGCCGGCGTCCGCTCGGCTGGGCGGAGGTCGCCGAACTGCCGCAGAGCGGCACTCTCGCGGACGTACCGCTGGCACCCCTCGGCCACACCTTCAGCCTGGTCGGCGACTCGGCACGGGCCGCCCTCGACTCGGCGCTCCTGTCGCCCGCCCGGCTCGCGGTGGGCGTGGACGCGGACGGCGCGGTCGTCGGAGTCGCGGACGCCCACGAACTGTCCGCGGGGACGGCCGACGCCGCCGGGACGGGTGGTGAGAAAAAATGA
- a CDS encoding ABC transporter permease produces the protein MSDDEPLIRWQWIGDHAGELADYTGVHLRLGLLPVLFGLIISVPLGILCHRYGWLYPPVLTVANILYSIPSLALFMIFVRYTGLTERTVMIPLTIYTLSVLVPNVVDGLASVPEPVRLAATAMGFGAIRRVVQVELPIAVPVVIAGVRVAAVSSISLVAVGQLIGQGGLGYYITRGLQLDFPTPIITAIVLIMLLALTTDAVLVLAQRLLTPWSRNKVTAP, from the coding sequence ATGAGCGACGACGAACCGCTGATCCGCTGGCAGTGGATCGGCGATCACGCCGGTGAGCTGGCGGACTACACCGGAGTCCATCTCAGACTCGGCCTGCTGCCGGTGCTGTTCGGACTGATCATCTCCGTACCTCTCGGCATCCTCTGCCACCGCTATGGCTGGCTGTACCCACCGGTACTGACCGTGGCCAACATCCTGTACTCGATCCCCTCGCTGGCCCTGTTCATGATCTTCGTCCGGTACACGGGGCTCACCGAGCGCACAGTGATGATCCCGCTGACGATCTACACGCTGTCGGTACTGGTGCCCAACGTCGTGGACGGGCTGGCCTCGGTCCCCGAACCGGTCAGGCTCGCCGCCACCGCGATGGGATTCGGCGCGATCCGCCGTGTCGTCCAGGTCGAACTGCCGATCGCCGTACCCGTCGTGATCGCCGGCGTACGCGTCGCAGCCGTCTCGTCCATCAGCCTCGTCGCCGTGGGTCAGCTGATCGGACAGGGCGGTCTCGGGTACTACATCACCCGTGGTCTCCAACTCGACTTCCCGACGCCGATCATCACCGCGATCGTGCTGATCATGCTGCTCGCACTCACCACCGACGCGGTTCTGGTCCTGGCGCAGCGGCTGCTCACCCCGTGGTCCCGGAACAAGGTGACGGCGCCATGA
- a CDS encoding ABC transporter permease → MNDFLNQMRLVGDWLASSKQWHGDEGIPQRLLEHLTYSGLSLLFAAVIGLTLGLLVGHTGRGAFAVATVANLARAIPTFGLVVLVVTLAGLSTTPVLVALVALAVPPILINTFEGVRGVDPDTRDAARGVGMTEWEVLVRVEVPMALPLILLGLRVAAIQVVATATVAAYPGLGGLGRFIVDGLSRNDYELVIGGSTVVVALALVVQVAFTALRRVIVSPGLRVTASKS, encoded by the coding sequence ATGAACGACTTCCTGAACCAGATGCGGCTCGTGGGGGACTGGCTGGCGTCCTCGAAGCAGTGGCACGGCGACGAGGGCATCCCCCAGCGGCTCCTGGAACACCTCACCTACAGCGGCCTGTCGCTGCTGTTCGCCGCCGTCATCGGGCTGACCCTCGGGCTGCTCGTCGGGCACACCGGCCGCGGGGCGTTCGCCGTGGCCACCGTGGCGAATCTGGCGCGCGCGATCCCCACGTTCGGTCTGGTGGTCCTCGTCGTCACCCTCGCCGGGCTCAGCACCACGCCGGTACTGGTCGCCCTGGTCGCGCTCGCGGTCCCGCCGATCCTCATCAACACCTTCGAGGGCGTCCGGGGCGTGGACCCCGACACCAGGGACGCGGCGCGCGGGGTCGGTATGACCGAGTGGGAGGTCCTGGTGCGGGTGGAGGTGCCGATGGCGCTGCCGCTGATCCTCCTCGGCCTCAGGGTCGCCGCGATCCAGGTCGTGGCCACCGCGACCGTCGCCGCCTATCCCGGTCTGGGCGGTCTCGGCCGCTTCATCGTCGACGGGCTGTCCCGCAACGACTACGAGCTGGTCATCGGCGGGTCAACTGTCGTCGTGGCACTGGCACTTGTCGTCCAGGTCGCCTTCACCGCGCTGCGGCGCGTCATTGTCTCGCCGGGCCTTCGGGTCACGGCGTCGAAATCCTGA
- a CDS encoding ABC transporter substrate-binding protein: MSTIRGIYRGAAFGLIAALSLTACGGGDDSDSNPLTGDSGGSGGSGKSIVVGSANFPENQLLAEIYAQALEAKGLKVTRKFDIGAREVYYDQVVKGGIGVFPEYNGALLSVAVDKNSTATGTEQVNAELKAKLPSSVEILDSAPAEDKDSVTVTSEIAAKYKLKTLADLKPVAKDMTIGAGSEFKTRTQGGVGLKTVYGVEFGKFQPLDAGAQTTLVKLLKSDDVQAANLYTTDPAIVEDKLVVLEDPKNLFSSQNVTPLVYKTAVNDTAKAALNALSAKLTTEDLLEMMKKLVNDKEDSSAVAKEWLTGAGLVS, from the coding sequence ATGAGCACGATTCGAGGCATCTACCGCGGCGCCGCGTTCGGCCTGATCGCCGCCCTCTCGCTGACCGCCTGCGGCGGTGGCGACGACAGCGACAGCAATCCGCTGACGGGCGACAGCGGGGGCAGCGGTGGCAGCGGGAAATCCATCGTCGTCGGCTCGGCGAACTTCCCCGAGAACCAGCTGCTCGCCGAGATCTACGCCCAGGCGCTGGAGGCCAAGGGCCTGAAGGTGACGCGGAAGTTCGACATCGGCGCCCGCGAGGTCTACTACGACCAGGTCGTCAAGGGAGGCATTGGCGTCTTCCCGGAGTACAACGGCGCCCTGCTGTCCGTGGCGGTCGACAAGAACAGCACCGCGACCGGCACGGAACAGGTCAACGCCGAACTGAAGGCGAAACTCCCCTCGTCGGTGGAGATACTCGACTCAGCCCCGGCCGAGGACAAGGACTCGGTGACGGTCACCTCGGAGATCGCCGCCAAGTACAAGCTCAAGACCCTCGCCGACCTCAAGCCGGTCGCCAAGGACATGACGATCGGGGCCGGTTCGGAGTTCAAGACCCGCACGCAGGGCGGGGTCGGCCTGAAGACGGTCTACGGCGTGGAGTTCGGGAAGTTCCAGCCGCTGGACGCGGGCGCCCAGACCACCCTGGTGAAGCTGCTCAAGTCGGACGACGTGCAGGCCGCCAACCTCTACACCACCGACCCCGCCATCGTCGAGGACAAGCTGGTGGTCCTGGAGGACCCGAAGAACCTCTTCTCCTCGCAGAACGTCACGCCCCTGGTCTACAAGACGGCGGTCAACGACACGGCCAAGGCCGCCCTCAACGCCCTCTCGGCGAAGCTCACCACCGAGGACCTGCTGGAGATGATGAAGAAGCTCGTCAACGACAAGGAGGACTCCAGCGCCGTCGCCAAGGAGTGGCTGACCGGCGCCGGCCTCGTGAGCTGA